The DNA window CAACGAGGTGCTGGGGGAGGCCGTCACCGACGACGAGGGCGCGGTGCGGTTCGCGCCCGGCCTCGCACGCGGACAAGCCGGGCTCTCGCCCGCGGCCATTGTCGCGCAGAAGGGTGAGGAGGACTTCGTCTTTCTCGACATGACGCGTGCAGGCTTCGATCTTTCTGATCGCGGTGTCGCCGGCCGCCCCGCGCCCGGCCCACTGGATGCATTCGCCTGGACGGAACGCGGCATCTATCGCGCGGGCGAGACGGTGCATGCGGCGGTACTTCTGCGCGATCCGTCCGCCGAGGCGGCCGACGATCTGCCGCTCACCTTCATCTTTCAGCGTCCGGACGGCGTGGAGGAGCGTCGCATGGTCTCGCAAAGCGCAGGGCTCGGCGGTTATGCCGTCGATCTGGCGCTGCCCGAGAATGCCATGCGCGGAACGTGGGTGCTGCGCGTCCACACGGACCCGGAGCAAGCGCCGATCACCGAGAAGATGTTCCTGGTCGAGGACTTCGTGCCGGATCGGACGGAATTCGAACTGAAGGCTGCAGAAGATACGGTGGCAATCGGCTCTTCCGTACAGGTATCGCTGGATGGGCGCTATCTCTATGGCGCGCCGGCCGCGGACCTGGTCCTCGAGGGCCAGCTGACGATCGGCACCACGCGCGAATGGCCGCGATTTCCCGGCTATGTGTTCGGTCTCGAGGACGAGGAGGACGCCGAAACCGTGCGCGTGCCGCTTGCCGGCCTTCCCAAGACGGACGCGGACGGCAAGGCGACCTTCGACGTCTTCGTCGACAGCGTGCCTGCAACGACAAGGCTGCTCAATGCCAATGTGAGCGTACAGATGCGCGAGGCCGGCGGCCGCGCGGTGGAGCGCTCGATCGATATCGCCATCGAGCCGGAGGGCGACATGATCGGGCTGAGGCCCGAATTCTCCGGCGGGCAAGTGCCGGAGGGCGGAACCGCGAGCTTCCGGATCATTGCTGCCGAATCCTCGGGTCAACGTATCGCCATGGCCGGTCTCAAATGGTCGCTCTACAGCATCGAGCGCAATTACCAGTGGTACCGCAGCAACGGCTCATGGAACTACGAGCCCATCATCTCCACCAGCCTCATCGAGGAGGGGACAGTCTCCGCGCAGCCTGATTCGGAACCGCAGATCAGCGTGCCGGTGAATTGGGGCCGCTACCGGCTGGAGGTGGAAGGCGCTGATCCCGGCGGGCCGGTGACCAGCGTGGAGTTCGACGCCGGCTGGTTTGTGGAGGCGACTTCGACCGAGACGCCCGATGGTCTCGAGGTGGCGCTCGACCGCGAATCCTACCAAATAGGCGATACCGCCAAGCTGAAGATCTCGCCGCGCTTCGCCGGCGAGGCGCTCGTAACCCTTGGCGTCGAGAGCGTCGAAAAGACCTTTACGGCGCATGTGCCGGCCGAAGGCACGACCATCGACATTCCGGTGACGGAGGACCTGGGCGCCGGCGCCTATGTGACCGCAACCCTGATCCGACCGGGCGAAGAGGCCGACAACCGTCTGCCCATGCGAGCCATCGGCACGCGTTGGCTGAAGGTCGATCCCGGCGAGCGCAAGCTCTCCGTCGATCTCACCCTGCCCGAAAAGGTGCGGCCCAACGAGACGCTGAGGATTCCCGTCTCCGTCGAGGGGCTTGCTGCGGACGAAGAAGCCTATGTGACGGTCGCTGCCGTCGATGTCGGCATCCTCAACCTTACGCGCTACGAAGCCCCGGATCCGGCGGGCTGGTATTTCGGGCAGCGGATGCTGGGGGTCGAGATGCGTGACATCTACGGCCGGCTGATCGACGGCTCGCTGGGTGCTGCGGGGCGGCTGCGGACCGGCGGCGACGGCGGCGGCATGACCACCTCCGGCAGCCCGCCCACCGAAAAGCTGCTCGCCTTCTTCTCCGGCGTCGTGCGGCTGGACGATCAAGGAAAGGCCGAGGTCTCGTTCGACCTGCCTCAGTTCAGCGGCACTGCGCGCATAATGGGGGTCGCCTGGTCGAAGGCCGGCATCGGCAGTGCCACGAAGGATATCATCATCCGCGATCCCGTCGTGCTGACGACGAGCCTGCCGCGCTTCATGGCGCCGGGGGACCAGTCACGCCTGCTCCTCGAAATCGCCAACACGGACGGACCGGCCGGGGACTATACGCTTAGTGTCACGGGCGGCGATGCGGTGGAAGTCGACACGCAGGCGGTGCCGGCGAGCATCACGCTTGCGGCCGGCGGAAACACGAGTCTTTCCCTCCCCCTCTCCGCAGGTGAGCCGGGCGTAGGCAGCATCGCCCTTTCGCTCTCTCATGAATCGGGACTGAGGGTGGAGAAGTCCCTGGCGTTTCCGGTGCGGCCGGGCACCGCGCCGGTTACCACGCGGCAGACGATAACGCTCGCCGCCAATGGCGGTAGCCTGAAGATCGACGGCGGACTGCTGGGAGGCAGCTTCGTCGAGGGTTCATCGGTCGCCGTCAACGTCTCGCGGGCGGAGGCATTCGACATTCCCGCATTGCTGATGTCGCTTGACCGTTATCCCTATGGCTGCGCGGAGCAAACCACGAGCCGGGCGCTCCCACTGCTCTATGTCAGCGAACTGTCCAAGGCAGCCGGCATCGAGGACGATCCAGCACTCAAAGGCCGCATCCACGACGCGATCAAGCGCGTGCTCTCCTTTCAGTCCTCATCCGGCAGTTTCGGGCTGTGGGGGCCTGGCTCCGGCGATCTCTGGCTCGACGCCTATGTCTCGGACTTCCTGACGCGGGCGCGCGAGCAGGGTTTTGCGGTGCCGGACCTCGCCATGAACCAGGCGTTGCAGAACCTGCAGAACTCGCTGGCCTACGACACCGATGTCGCCGGCAACGGCAACGAGATCGCCTATGCGCACTATGTGCTCGCGCGCAACCGAAGGGCATCGGCGGGTGACCTGCGCTACTATGTCGACACACGGCTCGATGAATTTGCGACGCCGATCGCCCGTGCTCAGCTTGCGGCCGCACTCGCACTTTACGGCGATGTGCAGCGCGCGGAGACCGCCTTCGGCTCAGCCCTGCGGCTTGCGCAATCATCCGATAACGCCTTGAGCGCCCGTTCGGACTACGGCTCGGCCCTGCGCGACGGGGCCGCCATGCTGGCGCTCGCCGCCGAAAGCCGGCCTGAACCGGTGCTCGTTCCGCAAATGATCAGCCTCGTCTCGGAAATCCGCAGCCGGACCAATTATCTGAGCACGCAAGACGAAGCCTGGATGCTTCTTGCCGCCCGTGCGCTCAAGGAGGCAAGCAGCGACATCAGCCTCGCGGTCGACGGTGCCCCTCATTCCGGCGCTTTCGCCCACCGGCTCTCCGGCGAGGATATTGCCGTAACACCCATCACCGTCGCCAACAGGGGTGCGGAGTCGATCGATGCGATCGTCACGGTGGTTGCATCTCCCCAGGTTCCCCTGCCCGCCGGCGGTGATGGTTTCACCATCAAGCGCACCTACTACCGGTTGGACGGTGCCGAGGCGAATGTGTCGGAGGCCCGGCAGAACGAACGCTTCGTGGCCGTTCTGGAAATCACGGAAGACAATGCATGGCCGTCGCGCGTGCTCGTTTCCGACCTTCTGCCCGCCGGCTTCGAAATCGACAATCCGCGGCTCGTCGACAGCGCGCAGCTCGAAAACTTCGAGTGGCTCGGCGAGATCGATGCGGTGCATACGGAGTTCCGGGACGACCGCTTCATCGCCGCGTTCGACCGGGACGCCGACAGCGAACGCTCCTTCAGGCTGGCCTATGTGGTGCGCGCGGTCGCGCCGGGCATCTATATCCACCCTGCCGCAAGCGTGGAAGACATGTACCGCCCGCAGCTTTCCGCACGCACTGCAACCGGCTTTATGGAGATCAAGGGGAAGTAGGGCAGTGGACCGGAGAGGCGCCTGGCGGGCATGGGCGAAGCGTGCAGGCATCACCGGCGCCGTGCTGGCTGTCGTGCTCACCATCGGTGCAATTTCCCTCGATCACCTCGACAAGGCCTATCCGCCGCCGCTTGAAAACGTAAGCGCGCTCTCGCACGAGGTGGTGGACCGCAATGGAGCACTGCTGCGCGTTTATACGGCATCCGACGGGCGCTGGCGGCTGAAGGCCGATATCGACAGGCTCGACCCGCAGTTCGTCGAGATGCTCATCACCTATGAAGACCGCCGCTTCTGGTCGCACCCGGGGGTCGATCCCGCAGCGCTCGCTCGCGCGGCCGTTCAGCTTCTCGTGAATGGGCGCATCGTGTCGGGCGGCTCCACGCTTTCCATGCAGCTTGCGCGCCTCATCGAGCCGCGGGAGGAACGGAGCTTCTCCGCGAAATTCCGCCAGATCGCGCGTGCGCTGCAGATCGAGCGGCGGCTTGCAAAGCGCGAGATCCTCGAGCGCTATCTGACGCTTGCGCCTTACGGCGGCAATCTGGAAGGCGTGCGCGCGGCGAGCCTCGCCTGGTTCGGCAAGGAGCCGCAGAAGCTTGCGCTCTCGGAGGCGGCCCTTCTGGTCGCCTTGCCACAATCACCGGAGGCGAGACGTCCCGACCGCCATCCGGAAATGGCGGAAGCGGCCCGCGACAGGGTGCTTGCCCGTGTGGCGAAGGCGGGGATCATCGCCGAAGGAGAGGTCGAACGCGCCTCCCGCGCGCAGATCGCGACGCGGCGCCTGCCGATGCCCGCCTTTGCCGCGCATCTGGCCGACGCAGCGCTGCGAACCGCGCCGGAGAGGCGGCGCATCCCGCTGCTCATCGACAGAGGCGCACAGTCCGCCCTCGAGGCCGTCGCCCGGGAGGGAGCGCAGCGGCTGGGGCAGAAAGTTTCCGTTGCCATGATCATGGCCGATGCGCGCTCCGGAGCGGTGCTCGCGCGGGTGGGATCGGCGGGTTATTTCGACAGCGCGCGTGCCGGCTGGATCGATATGAGCGTGGCGCAACGCTCACCGGGCTCCACCCTGAAGCCCTTCATTTACGGGCTTGCCATGGAAGACGGCCTCGTGATGCAGGCGACGATGATCGAGGACCGCCCGGGCAATTTCCACGGCTACCGGCCGCGGAACTTCGACATGGAATACCAGGGCGACGTGACGGTTCGACAGGCCCTGCAGATGTCGCTCAATGTGCCGGCGATCCGTTTGCTCGACGCGGTGGGGCCTGCCCGGCTGGTTTCACGGCTAAGGCGGGCGGGCGTGGAGCTCGCACTTCCCAAGGGCGAGGCGCCGGGGCTTGCGATCGGGCTCGGCGGTGCGGGCCTCACGCTCGAAGCGCTCGTGCAGGCATATACCGCGCTCGCCGATCGCGGCGAAGCATCGGCGCTTCGCTACTCCGCGGAGGAATCCGGTGACACGCCCCTTTCCGCGGCGGTGCTGACCCCGCAGGCCACGTGGCAAATCGCCGACATGCTTTCCGGCGTGGCCCCGCCGCAGGGCGCGCCGCGCTTGGGCATCGCCTATAAGACGGGCACGTCCTACGGCTATCGCGACGCGTGGGCCGTAGGTTATGACGGCCGCCACGTGCTGGGGGTATGGGTGGGCCGGCCGGACGGGGGCTCGGTGCCCGGCCTCACCGGCTATCTCGCCGCCGCGCCGATCCTGTTCGAGGCCTTTTCCCGCTCCGGCACCGGCATCACGCCGTTGCCGCCCGCGCCCGCCGGCGCAATCCGGCTGGCGGCCGCCGAACTGCCCCTCTCCCTTCGCCGCTTCTCCTCACCCCATGTCACGCCGATGGCCGGCGCGCCGGTGGAAGCCGCTCCCGAGATCGTGTTTCCGCCCGAAGGCGCGCGCATCGACCTCGGCTTTTCCGGCGGCACCGACGCGTCACGCCTGGCCCTCAAGATCATCGGCGGGCGGGCTCCCTTCCGGTGGCTAGCCAATGGCAGGCCGCTCGCCGAGACCTTCCGCCGCCGTACGGCGTCATGGAAGCCCGACGGCGGCGGCACATCGACGCTCACCGTCATCGATGCCGCCGGGCGAACCGCCAGTGTCCGCGTTTTCCTGGAATAGCGAGCGGAATGCGTTCGCCTGGCTCACGCGTTCCGCTCTATCTCTTTGCCTCAGCACGCACTCGTGCGACGGCAGGTGATTCCACCTGCGTCGAATATGCCCTAACCCGACCGTGCCGAGGTCTCGTAGAGCGTGGCCCCGGTGGCGGCGTCCACCCCGACGAGGCTTACGTCGTAGCCCCAAAGGCGGCAGACATGGCGCAGCGTCGCATCACGGTTCTCCTCTTCCAGGAGCACCCCGTGCTTCACGTTCTGCTGCAGGCGTAGCTGGCGGTCACCCAGAAGATCCACATCCACCACCTGGATATCCGGCTGATTCACGCCGATATCGTAGCTGCGGGCAAGAGCTGCGCGGATGGCCCCGTAGCCTTGCTCATTGTGAATGGATGCCACTTCGCAATAGGGATCGCTCGACTTGTCCCTCAAGAGGAAAAGCCGGAAATTGCGGATCATCGCGGGGCTCAGATATTGCAGGATGAAGGACTCGTCGCGATGGTTGGCCCAGGCATCGAGCAGCGTGTCGCGCCAATTCCCCGTTCCGGCGATCTCGGGGAACCAGTCGCGGTCCTCGGGCGTGGGATCGTCGCAGATGCGCTGTATGTCGCGCATAAGGGCGAATCCCAGCGCATAGGGATTGATCCCGGGAAAGCGCGGATCGTCGAAATCGGGCTGGAAAACGACGTTCGAGTGGCTCTGGAGGATCTCCAGCATGGCCCCCTCCGTGATCTTCCCCTGATCGTAAAGCCTGTTCAGGATGTAATAGTGGACGAAGGTGGCGCAGCCCTCGTTCATCACCTTGGTCTGGCGCTGAGGATAGAAGTATTGTGCGATCACGCGCACGATGCGCAGGAGTTCCCGCTGCCAGGGCTGCAGGATGAGACTGTTCTTCTCCAGGAAATAGAGCAGGTTCTCTTCCGGCAGATTCAGCCTTTTCTTCCGTTCGGCCGTTTGCTCCTCGTCCTCGTCGGCGGGTTCGCCGGAACTCTTTGGAGGGAGCGTGCGCCAGAGATCGCTGTATGTCTGTTCCTCATATTCCAGCCGCTCACGGGCACGCTCGCGCTCCTGCTCGGAGGAGAGGCGCGGCGGGCGGCGATAACGGAACACCCCCTGGTCCATCAGCGCGTGGGCGGAATCCAGAATGGCCTCGACCGCCGGGGTGCCGTGGCGCTCCTCGCACTTCACTATGTATTTCTTGGCGAACTCCATATAGCTCAGGATGGAACTCGCATCGGTCCACTGCTGGAACAGATAGTTGTTCTTGAAGAAGTGGTTGTGACCGAAGGAGGCATGCGCCGTCACCAAGGCCTGCATCGCCATGGTGTTCTCCTCCATCAGATAGGCAATGCAGGGACTGGAATTGATCACAAGCTCATAGGCGAGGCCCCGCCGGCCTGAGCGGTAGAGGTTTTCCTCGAAGACGAAGCGCTTGCCGAAGGACCAGTGCTGATACATCAGCGGCATGCCGACCGAGGAATAGGCATCGAGCATCTGCTCGGAGGAGATGATCTCGAGCTGATTGGGGTAGACGTCGAGCTTCAGTTCCTCGAGCGCAATCTCCTCGATGGCATCGTAGGTGCGCGACAGGGTCGCGAAATTCCAATCGGAGCCGCTGAAGAGGAGCTTCGAATCTGCTGTCTTGGTGGCGGACATGTCCAATCACCCGCGTGTCTGTGAGGCCGACTGCCTGGCAAAAAGCTTGCGGAACACCGGATAGATATCCGCGGGCCTGGCGATCCGCGTCATCTGGAAATTCGGCCACGCCTCGCCCACCGTGCGATAGGAGCGCCAGAGCGAGGTGCCGTTGTCTGTCGCCCCGAAAATCTCCGTCTCCCGCTCGTCGATGATCTCCACATAGGCATAATACTGGCAAAGCTGCATCAACTCGTCACGCAGCATCGAGGCGCAGCGTTCCGAGTCGCCGGCAATGTTGTCGCCGTCGGAAGCCTGGGCGGCATAGATGTTCCACTCCCGGGAAGGATAGCGCTCGGCGATGACGCGCTGCATCTCCTCCAACGCCGTCGAGACGACGGTGCCGCCGCTCTGCGTTGAATAGAAGAACGTCTCCTCGTCAACCTCCCGCGCCTCGTGTGTGTGGCGGATGAAGATAATGTCGATACGCTCGTATCGCCGCTTGAGAAACAGGTGCAGCAGAACGAAAAAACGCTTCGCGAGATCCTTCTCACGTTCGCCCATGGAACTCGATACGTCCATAAGGCAGAACATCACGGCACTGGCATTCGGCAGAGGCTGCGGCTCGAAGCGGTTGAAGCGGATGTCGATCGGATCGACATAAGGGATGCGCTTGCGCTTGCGCTCCAGCCTCTCCAGTTCTTCGCGGAGCGCTTCGAGCCGCTGCTCGACTGCCCTTTGATTGGGTTTGGCCTCCAGTCCGGCGATCTCCTCCTCCAGCCGCTCCACCTCCTGTCGCCGGGGCCGGTGGAGAGCGATGCGGCGGCCATAGCTGTTGCGCATGGTGCGGCCGACATTGATGTTCGTCGGCGCCCCCGTCGTGGCGAAGCCCGCGCGACGCGGCTTGTAGGCAATGGCTTCCTTCAGGTTGAGCTTCACCATGTCGGGAAGCTCCAGATCCTCGAAAAAGAGGTCGAGGACCTCCTCGCGCGAAAGCACGAACTGGAAATCGTCGTCGCTCCCGCCCTGGCCCGCTCCGGAACGGCCGGCGCCGCCGGAGGCGCCGGGCTTTGGCAGACGGTCGCCCGGAGAGAACTCCTTATTTCCGGGCAGGATGTACTGGCGCTCGCCGCTCGCCCTGTCGGGATGGAAGGTCGGCTCACTGGTGCCGCGCGCCGGCATCGGCACCCGGTGCTCGGTATCCACATCCGCGATCTTGCCGGCCTTCACCTGCTCCTTGATCGTCCGCTTCAGTTCCTCCCGCGCCCGTTTCAGGAAACGCTGCCTGTTGCCCAGGCTCTTGTCCTTGGGATTAAGCCGGCGATCGATATAAATCGGCATCAGGTAACCCGCGCATCATCAGCCCGCCTTGTTCACCCGCATATACCAGTCGACAAGGCGCCTGACCTGTCGTTCGGTATAGCCGCGCTCGACCATGCGCTGGACAAATTCCGCATGCTGCTTTTCGGTCTGGGAATCCTTTTTAGAACCGAAGCTGATCACCGGCAACAGATCCTCGACCTGGCCGAACATCCGCTTCTCGATCACCTCCCGCAATTTCTCATAGCTCGTCCAGGATGGATTGCGTCCATTGTTCTTGGCGCGCGCCCTCAGCGTGAACTTCACCACCTCATTGCGGAAATCCTTCGGATTGGCGATACCAGCCGGCTTCTCGATCTGCGACAATTCGCTGTCGAGCACCTGCCGGTTGAGAATCTGGCCGGTGTCGGGATCCTTGAAGTCTTGGTCCTCCAGCCACGCATCGGCATAGGCGATGTAGCGGTCGAAGAGATTCTGCCCATACTCGCTGTAGGATTCCAGATAGGCCTTCTGAATCTCGTGCCCGATGAACTCGGCATAGCGCGAGGCGAGCTCCGATTTGATGAAGTCGAGAAAGGCCGTTTCCTTCTCCTTCGGAAACTGCTCACGCTTGATCGCCTGCTCCAGGATGTACATCAGGTGGACAGGATCGGCCGCCACCTCCTTGGTATCGTAGTTGAATGTCTCCGAAAGCACCTTGAAGGCGAAGCGCGTGCTGACGCCAGTCATGCCTTCATCGACACCTGCGGCATCGCGGTACTCCTGCACCGACTTCGCCTTGGGATCGATGTCCTTCAGATTCTCGCCGTCATAGACCCGCATCTTGGTATAGAGCGGCGAGTTCTCGTGCTCGCTTAGGCGGGTGGAGACGGTGAAGCGGCTCAGGATATCCAGCACCTCAGGCGCACAGGGATTGCTGGCGAGTTCGCTTTCGCGCAGGAGTTTCTCGTAAATCTGCTTCTCCTCGGTGATCCGCAGGCAATAGGGAACCTTCACCACGAGGATGCGGTCGAGGAAGGCTTCGTTGTTCTTGTTGTTCTTGAACTGCAGCCACTCCGATTCGTTGGAGTGGGCCACCACGATGCCCTGGTAGGGGAAGGCGCCGAAATTCTCAGTGCCATTGTAATTGCCTTCCTGGGTGGCGGTGAGCAACGGGTGCAGGACCTTGATCGGGGCCTTGAACATCTCGACGAATTCGAGCAGGCCCTGCGTGGTGCGGTTCAGGCCGCCGCTGTAGGAGTAAGCGTCCGGATCGGCCTGGCTGTAGTTCTCGAGCTGGCGGATATCGACCTTGCCGACCAGCGAGGAGACGTCCTGGTTGTTCTCGTCGCCCGGTTCGGTCTTGGCGATACCGATCTGGCGCAGCCGCGAGGGCGCCAGCTTGACCACGCTGAACTTGGAGATGTCGCCGCCCACTTCATCCAGGCGCTTCGCCGCCCATGGCGAGATGAGGCCAGTCAGCCTTCGCCGGGCGATCCCGTATTTGTCCTCCAGAAGATCGGCCATGCGATCGGGATGGAAGAGCCCGAGCGGGGATTCGAAGATCGGGCTGACCTTGCCGTTAACGGAGAGTGTATAGATCGGGCGCTGCTCCATCAGCTTCTTGAGCCGCTCGGCAAGCGACGACTTGCCGCCACCCACCGGACCCAGCAGGTAGAGGATCTGCTTGCGTTCCTCCAGCCCCTGGGCGGCGTATCGGAAGTAGCCCACGATCCGCTCGATCGTGTCTTCCATGCCGTAGAAATCCGCGAAGGCCGGATAGATCTTTATCGTCCGGTTCGCGAAAATCCGGCCCAGCCGCTCGTCCGCGCTGGTGTCGATCAGAGTGGGCTCCCCGATCGCATCCACCATCCGCTCGGCGGCGGTGGCATACATGGATTTGTCATCTCGGCAGGCGAGGAGATATTCTTGCAGGCTCATCTCCTCTCGAGCCGTGCTGGTGTAAATCTCCGAAAAGAGATCAAAGACGTCAGATTCGCTCCTGTGCATCGCACCTTCTCCCGACAGGCCGGTTGGTTGCAACGGAGATCGCTGCCTGTCGGCTCCTGCTTGGAGTGAACGGTTTCCCCCACCCAAAGTTCCTTGTGGAACCTCGAAAGCCAGCTATCCGTGCATTGCCGTAGGCGATCGCCATTGAAGTCAGACGATAACACGCCCCAACGATTGAAGCTCGGCCGTTTAGCACCCCCGCACTTACGTGGTGCGGTTGTCCCCCATTATTATCCCGAAATCTTTGACGCGAATGCGGCTACGGCAAATTTCTTCGATTAAAATTGCGCTTTATCTTACGCTGCCTTTCGCGCCCGCCGGTCGAATCACCTCGACAGGTTCGATGGCCGTCTCCGCGCCGTTCTTCTGGCGGCCGCCACGCAGAGGATCACCCCGAAGGTCACGGCAAGCATCAGCGGGGTTACCGTTTCTCCAAGGAGAACGCCGGCCATGCAGAGGCCGAAGAATGGCTGGAGCAGCTGCAGTTGCCCGACAGCGGCGATGCCACCCTGCGCCAGACCACGGTACCAGAAGACGAAGCCGATGAGCATGCTGAAGAGCGAGACATAGGCGAGGCCGATCCAGGCCGGCTCGCCGATTCCCTCGAAAGTGGGCGGTCGTGTATAGACCGCCAGCACAATCATGACCGGCAGCGAAAGGACCAGGGACCAGGAAATCACCTGCCAGCCCCCGAGCCTGCGGGAGAGTTTCGCCCCCTCCGCATAGCCGAGACCGCAGACGATGATGGCGGCAAGCATCAACAGATCGCCCGCCGGAGACGCGGAAAACCCTTGGGCGACCGCAAAGCCCAAGACGAGGAGCGTGCCGAGAACCGAAAAAATCCAGAAGGCGGGGCGGGGTCGCTCGCCCGCGCGCAGAACGCCGAAGATCGCCGTCATGAGCGGCAGCAGGCCGATGAACACGATGGAGTGGGCGGAGGTGAGATGTTCCAGCGCAAGTGCCGTGAGCAAGGGAAAGCCAAGCACCACGCCGAAAGCCACGATCATGAGTGACTGGAGATCGCTTTTTGCCGGCCACTTCTCGCGAAAGGCGAGAAGCAGCGCCGCGGCCGGGATGCCGGCGATGGCCGCCCGTGCGACCGTCAGGAAAACCGGATCGAAATCCATCACGGCGACACGCGTGGCAGGCAGCGAGCCGCTGAAAATGAGGACGCCGAGAAATCCGTTGATCCAGCCGCTGGCAGCCTTGTCCATCCGCACGCTCCGAAAGCTTTCCTCCCAATGGGACGCGGGCGATGGCTTTTCCAGAGACAGGGCAGTACAATTCAAGAAAACTGTTATGCCCGCCAGAGCCGTACGGAATGGACCAGCGCCTCACCAAAGGCAGCGCTACGCTCGTTGCCGCCGTCATGGAGACGATCAAGAGCCGCATCGCCGCGCGCACCCTCCTGCCGGGCGCGCGCCTTCCTTCAGTCCGGGCCTTCGCCAGGACGATGCAGGTTTCGAAATCGACGGTGGTTGAAGCCTATGACCGGCTCGCAGCCGAAGGCATCATCCGCTCGCGGCCGGGTTCCGGGTTCTTTGTGACGGCTCCCGTGGCGCCGCTTTCGCTCGCGGAGATCGGCCCGAAACTCGACCGCGAGATCGATCCGCTTTGGATTTCGCGTCAGTCGCTTCAGACGAGCGACGAGGTCCTGAAACCGGGTTGCGGCTGGCTACCAGCGTCATGGATGCCGGGGGAAGGGTTGCGCCGGGCGCTGCGGGGCCTTTCCCGCGCAGAGGAATCCACACTCACGGACTATGGCACCCCGCTCGGGCTGCCGGCCTTGCGCACCCTCCTCTCCCGCCGCATGGCGGAGCACGGCATCGAAGCCGCACCGGAGCAGATCATCCTCACCGAATCGGGAACCCAGGCCATAGACCTTCTCTGCCGGTTCCTGATCGAGCCCGGCGACACGGTGATCGTCGACGACCCCTGCTACTTCAATTTTCATGCCCTGCTGCGGGCGCACCGGGCGAAGGTGATCGGCGTCCCGTTCACGCCGCAAGGCCCCGACGTGGCGCTATTCGCCCAGACAGTGCGGGAACACCGGCCCCGGCTCTACATCACCAATTCCGCCTTGCAGAATCCGACGGGCGCCACGCTCTCCCCGGTGGTCGCCCATCGCGTCCTGAAGCTGGCGGAGGAGGCGGGGCTGACGATCATCGAGGATGATATCTTCGCCGATTTCGAGATCAGTCCCGCGCCG is part of the Chelativorans sp. AA-79 genome and encodes:
- a CDS encoding alpha-2-macroglobulin family protein is translated as MRTAPLFSAVFIALLAFVIPAAAQDTRRIVTTQDSDYFGFDLRSEQELSLDECESACLGDPQCRAFTYNTKARWCFLKSDFGTLNRFPGAIAGKVVTASSAPDIGAPPPLSFVPGHVLQEAERYRRTLPQAAEPGQEGLAALTSAASAAMVNGDARNAMRGYAAAVAVDSKNSELWAELARAATAAEPDQNESRYDLQAAATSAGVIAYELSRTVRDRAGALAALGDALQQRSLFRPAISAYEASLALETSPEVEARYTELRRTHGFRIVDHSIDSDSVTPRVCVQFSEELVKSGVDYAQYMTVDNARSAAIDRGAKELCVSGLEHGQQYRIVVRQGLPSAIGEVIEKPVPLEVYIRDRSPSVRFTGENFVLPTSARRGIPIVSVNTPRAKLSLYRVGDRSLTRILTESKFLRQLNDYEIDEVGTDLGEAVWEGSVEIASELNKDVVASIPVDEVVPERKPGIYMLAAVPEDDVSDDWSSRATQWFLVSDIGLSTFTGDDGISIFARSLETAAPIAGLRVRLLARNNEVLGEAVTDDEGAVRFAPGLARGQAGLSPAAIVAQKGEEDFVFLDMTRAGFDLSDRGVAGRPAPGPLDAFAWTERGIYRAGETVHAAVLLRDPSAEAADDLPLTFIFQRPDGVEERRMVSQSAGLGGYAVDLALPENAMRGTWVLRVHTDPEQAPITEKMFLVEDFVPDRTEFELKAAEDTVAIGSSVQVSLDGRYLYGAPAADLVLEGQLTIGTTREWPRFPGYVFGLEDEEDAETVRVPLAGLPKTDADGKATFDVFVDSVPATTRLLNANVSVQMREAGGRAVERSIDIAIEPEGDMIGLRPEFSGGQVPEGGTASFRIIAAESSGQRIAMAGLKWSLYSIERNYQWYRSNGSWNYEPIISTSLIEEGTVSAQPDSEPQISVPVNWGRYRLEVEGADPGGPVTSVEFDAGWFVEATSTETPDGLEVALDRESYQIGDTAKLKISPRFAGEALVTLGVESVEKTFTAHVPAEGTTIDIPVTEDLGAGAYVTATLIRPGEEADNRLPMRAIGTRWLKVDPGERKLSVDLTLPEKVRPNETLRIPVSVEGLAADEEAYVTVAAVDVGILNLTRYEAPDPAGWYFGQRMLGVEMRDIYGRLIDGSLGAAGRLRTGGDGGGMTTSGSPPTEKLLAFFSGVVRLDDQGKAEVSFDLPQFSGTARIMGVAWSKAGIGSATKDIIIRDPVVLTTSLPRFMAPGDQSRLLLEIANTDGPAGDYTLSVTGGDAVEVDTQAVPASITLAAGGNTSLSLPLSAGEPGVGSIALSLSHESGLRVEKSLAFPVRPGTAPVTTRQTITLAANGGSLKIDGGLLGGSFVEGSSVAVNVSRAEAFDIPALLMSLDRYPYGCAEQTTSRALPLLYVSELSKAAGIEDDPALKGRIHDAIKRVLSFQSSSGSFGLWGPGSGDLWLDAYVSDFLTRAREQGFAVPDLAMNQALQNLQNSLAYDTDVAGNGNEIAYAHYVLARNRRASAGDLRYYVDTRLDEFATPIARAQLAAALALYGDVQRAETAFGSALRLAQSSDNALSARSDYGSALRDGAAMLALAAESRPEPVLVPQMISLVSEIRSRTNYLSTQDEAWMLLAARALKEASSDISLAVDGAPHSGAFAHRLSGEDIAVTPITVANRGAESIDAIVTVVASPQVPLPAGGDGFTIKRTYYRLDGAEANVSEARQNERFVAVLEITEDNAWPSRVLVSDLLPAGFEIDNPRLVDSAQLENFEWLGEIDAVHTEFRDDRFIAAFDRDADSERSFRLAYVVRAVAPGIYIHPAASVEDMYRPQLSARTATGFMEIKGK
- the pbpC gene encoding penicillin-binding protein 1C, with translation MLAVVLTIGAISLDHLDKAYPPPLENVSALSHEVVDRNGALLRVYTASDGRWRLKADIDRLDPQFVEMLITYEDRRFWSHPGVDPAALARAAVQLLVNGRIVSGGSTLSMQLARLIEPREERSFSAKFRQIARALQIERRLAKREILERYLTLAPYGGNLEGVRAASLAWFGKEPQKLALSEAALLVALPQSPEARRPDRHPEMAEAARDRVLARVAKAGIIAEGEVERASRAQIATRRLPMPAFAAHLADAALRTAPERRRIPLLIDRGAQSALEAVAREGAQRLGQKVSVAMIMADARSGAVLARVGSAGYFDSARAGWIDMSVAQRSPGSTLKPFIYGLAMEDGLVMQATMIEDRPGNFHGYRPRNFDMEYQGDVTVRQALQMSLNVPAIRLLDAVGPARLVSRLRRAGVELALPKGEAPGLAIGLGGAGLTLEALVQAYTALADRGEASALRYSAEESGDTPLSAAVLTPQATWQIADMLSGVAPPQGAPRLGIAYKTGTSYGYRDAWAVGYDGRHVLGVWVGRPDGGSVPGLTGYLAAAPILFEAFSRSGTGITPLPPAPAGAIRLAAAELPLSLRRFSSPHVTPMAGAPVEAAPEIVFPPEGARIDLGFSGGTDASRLALKIIGGRAPFRWLANGRPLAETFRRRTASWKPDGGGTSTLTVIDAAGRTASVRVFLE